A genomic region of Bernardetia sp. ABR2-2B contains the following coding sequences:
- a CDS encoding PDZ domain-containing protein — MLFHSLKKYKKQFFLAVFLLLSLNISCIQAQDKTETKNENTTKVAYHFDFSNRVHHTAKVTVSIPTAPKGEPLKLRMSRSSAGRYALHEFAKNVYSVNAFDVNGNKLDVVRTSPYSWNVLKPSDNMKVEYTLFADYADGTYSGINTIQAHLNAPATYLLLDNFYDENFEEDASIRKNKEDKDAQTIKVTFSLPQNNSFKDNNDEKWTVATQLPQINDSTFYAPNYYYLLDSPVLIGNLFWSEWKEDNQNFRVALNKTGTPTTDKEATEYVEKIKKIVKEEIALFGEAPVFDYGTYTFLLNYQPTAHGDGMEHRNSTIITDVDKLDNNHLFTVAHEFIHAWNIERLRPQSLEPFDFSSTNMSSELWFGEGFTSYYTNLVMLRAGIIDETRYADLMNGMLNYVLTSPGHNFHSPAQMSQQAAFADAATANDPLSHYNTFITYYYYGGVMGLALDMEMRKRFDKSLDDYMQELWKQFGKTEKPYTMKDLERTLAEVVNDKEFAQNFFQKHIEGNELPDYNTLLNTVAMHFQLTQKGKVWFGKLGLDIDKKKTEKNATISNYMLYDSPFYNAGLEKGDVLVSIDDKLITSVNDYREILATLEKGKAVRVTYERFGKKNSVEVMPVQIPYRALVYLAENEPITTKEQVEEREDWLSTKQK; from the coding sequence ATGTTATTTCATTCCCTCAAAAAATATAAAAAACAGTTTTTTTTAGCTGTTTTTTTACTTCTTAGTCTGAATATTTCGTGCATTCAAGCACAGGACAAAACGGAAACTAAAAACGAAAATACTACAAAAGTAGCCTATCATTTTGATTTTTCTAATCGTGTTCATCATACAGCAAAAGTTACTGTTTCTATTCCAACTGCTCCAAAAGGTGAGCCTTTAAAGTTACGAATGAGTAGAAGTTCGGCTGGTCGTTATGCGCTGCACGAGTTTGCCAAAAATGTTTATTCTGTAAATGCCTTTGATGTAAATGGAAATAAATTAGATGTCGTTCGTACTTCACCTTATTCTTGGAATGTGTTGAAACCAAGCGATAATATGAAAGTTGAATATACACTTTTTGCAGATTATGCAGATGGGACTTACTCTGGAATAAATACAATTCAAGCTCATTTGAATGCTCCTGCTACGTATCTTTTGCTAGATAATTTCTATGATGAGAATTTTGAAGAAGATGCTTCTATCAGAAAAAACAAAGAAGATAAAGATGCCCAGACAATAAAAGTAACTTTTTCATTACCTCAAAATAATAGTTTTAAAGATAATAATGATGAGAAATGGACAGTTGCAACACAATTACCACAAATCAATGATTCTACTTTTTATGCACCAAACTATTATTATTTGTTAGATTCTCCTGTTTTGATAGGAAATTTATTTTGGAGCGAATGGAAAGAAGACAATCAAAACTTTAGAGTTGCTCTCAATAAAACAGGCACACCAACAACTGATAAAGAAGCAACTGAATATGTAGAAAAAATAAAGAAAATTGTAAAAGAAGAAATTGCGCTTTTCGGAGAAGCACCTGTTTTTGATTACGGAACTTATACTTTCCTTCTGAATTATCAGCCAACAGCACACGGCGATGGAATGGAACACCGAAATTCTACTATTATTACAGATGTTGATAAATTAGATAATAATCATTTATTTACAGTTGCTCACGAGTTTATTCACGCTTGGAATATTGAAAGACTTAGACCACAATCTTTAGAACCTTTTGATTTTTCTAGTACAAATATGTCGTCTGAACTTTGGTTTGGAGAAGGTTTTACCTCTTATTATACTAATTTGGTTATGCTTCGTGCTGGTATTATTGATGAAACTAGGTATGCAGATTTGATGAATGGAATGCTAAATTATGTTCTGACTTCTCCTGGTCATAACTTTCATTCTCCTGCTCAAATGAGCCAACAAGCAGCTTTTGCAGATGCAGCCACAGCAAACGACCCACTTTCTCACTACAATACCTTCATTACTTATTATTATTATGGTGGTGTTATGGGTTTAGCTTTGGACATGGAAATGAGAAAACGTTTTGATAAAAGTCTTGATGATTATATGCAAGAATTATGGAAGCAGTTTGGTAAAACGGAAAAGCCATATACTATGAAAGACCTTGAAAGAACATTGGCAGAAGTAGTAAATGATAAAGAGTTTGCTCAAAATTTCTTTCAAAAACACATTGAAGGAAATGAATTACCAGACTATAATACTTTATTAAATACCGTGGCAATGCACTTTCAGCTTACTCAAAAAGGTAAAGTTTGGTTTGGAAAGTTAGGACTTGATATTGACAAAAAGAAAACAGAAAAAAATGCTACTATTTCAAATTATATGCTTTATGATTCGCCATTTTATAATGCAGGATTAGAAAAAGGCGATGTTTTGGTAAGTATAGATGACAAACTAATTACTTCTGTGAATGATTATAGAGAAATTTTAGCAACCTTAGAAAAAGGAAAAGCTGTACGAGTTACGTATGAAAGATTCGGCAAAAAGAATAGCGTAGAAGTAATGCCTGTTCAGATTCCCTACCGTGCCTTGGTTTATTTAGCAGAGAATGAACCAATTACGACAAAGGAACAAGTAGAAGAGCGTGAAGATTGGCTTTCTACGAAGCAGAAATAA
- a CDS encoding response regulator transcription factor, which translates to MKYLIIDDEPIAHRIIESYCKELTYLKKVGNAYNAIEASVIISNQNVDLVFLDINMPKIIGFEWLKTLSHPPKIIVTTAYKEYALEGYELDIVDYLLKPFSLTRFLKAISKINIERKQISSDTHHTDAIQGNYIFLKGDKMYHQLSMQDILFVEALGNYTKVYLADKMILTHEKISMMEELLRKEKFLRVHKSFVIAVEKIEIIIGNQIIIQNHKIPIGQTYRSRINSLINRRN; encoded by the coding sequence ATGAAATATTTAATTATAGACGACGAACCGATAGCACATCGAATCATAGAGAGTTATTGTAAAGAACTAACGTATCTAAAAAAAGTGGGCAATGCTTATAATGCCATAGAAGCATCTGTGATTATCTCTAACCAAAATGTAGATTTAGTATTCTTAGATATTAATATGCCTAAAATTATAGGTTTTGAATGGCTGAAAACATTATCACACCCTCCAAAAATAATCGTAACAACTGCCTATAAAGAATACGCTTTAGAAGGATATGAATTGGATATTGTTGATTATTTACTCAAACCTTTTTCGCTTACACGTTTTCTAAAAGCAATAAGTAAAATTAATATAGAAAGAAAACAGATTTCATCTGATACTCATCATACTGATGCAATACAAGGAAACTATATTTTTCTGAAAGGAGATAAAATGTACCATCAGCTTTCGATGCAAGATATTTTGTTTGTAGAAGCTCTAGGAAATTATACTAAAGTTTATTTGGCTGATAAAATGATTCTGACACACGAAAAAATCTCTATGATGGAAGAATTACTTAGAAAAGAAAAGTTTTTACGTGTTCATAAATCGTTCGTTATAGCAGTAGAAAAAATAGAAATAATTATAGGAAATCAAATTATCATACAAAATCATAAAATACCCATCGGACAAACCTACCGAAGCAGAATCAACTCACTCATCAATAGAAGAAATTAG
- a CDS encoding sensor histidine kinase, giving the protein MKINRNNFINVSYKEIIIGGLLTILTFAIVAISGGFIVRFEAIVLPLYIVIHVFSFLICWLIITLLVSRFPLYKVLGVLGLLFLGAVAEYYLRTPDNPITTPLLLLFWMGISYLVVPTFFEKYQVAIIFIYGAIITYFFVFRTTTNYAENYRPVITSFLILSISVTLLTWIYERWKWVTTLRADKVNAELMLLKSQINPHFFFNTLNNLYGLAIEKSERTPEMILKLSDMMRYTIYDGRADSVELKNEIAYMEDYIELHKIRYQKKVDITFQKNITHSHKISPILLVIPLENAFKHGVESLLEEAFIDIQVTTTDSEIFFRIRNNYSAIEKGNIGIGLENLKKRLSMTYPKKHELIITKSTDIYDLQLSIKVI; this is encoded by the coding sequence ATGAAAATCAATAGAAATAATTTTATAAATGTGAGCTACAAAGAAATAATCATTGGAGGCTTACTTACTATACTGACTTTTGCGATAGTGGCAATTTCTGGAGGTTTTATTGTTCGCTTTGAGGCTATTGTTTTACCTCTCTATATTGTTATACATGTTTTTAGTTTTTTGATTTGCTGGCTAATCATTACACTTTTGGTTTCTAGGTTTCCATTGTATAAGGTTTTGGGAGTACTTGGGTTGCTCTTTTTGGGAGCAGTAGCAGAGTATTATTTGCGTACTCCAGATAATCCAATTACTACTCCTCTTCTTCTTTTATTTTGGATGGGAATTAGCTATTTAGTAGTTCCAACATTTTTTGAAAAATATCAAGTAGCTATTATTTTCATTTATGGAGCTATAATTACCTACTTTTTTGTGTTTAGAACGACAACAAACTACGCTGAAAATTATCGTCCTGTGATTACAAGTTTTTTGATACTTTCTATTTCTGTAACACTTTTAACATGGATTTATGAGCGTTGGAAGTGGGTAACTACACTAAGGGCTGATAAAGTAAATGCAGAATTAATGCTTTTGAAAAGTCAGATTAATCCACATTTTTTCTTCAATACTTTAAACAATTTGTATGGACTTGCCATAGAAAAATCAGAACGCACTCCTGAAATGATACTAAAGCTTTCAGATATGATGCGTTACACAATTTATGATGGAAGAGCTGATAGTGTTGAGCTGAAAAATGAGATTGCCTATATGGAAGATTATATTGAGCTACATAAAATACGCTATCAGAAAAAAGTGGATATTACTTTCCAAAAGAACATTACTCATTCTCACAAAATAAGTCCAATTTTGTTAGTAATACCCTTAGAAAATGCTTTTAAACATGGTGTAGAAAGTTTGTTAGAAGAGGCATTTATTGATATTCAAGTAACTACCACAGATTCAGAAATATTTTTCCGAATCAGAAATAATTATTCTGCAATAGAAAAAGGAAATATAGGCATTGGCTTAGAAAATCTAAAAAAGCGACTTTCCATGACATATCCAAAAAAACATGAATTAATAATTACCAAATCAACAGATATTTATGACTTACAATTATCCATCAAAGTAATTTAA
- a CDS encoding 7TM diverse intracellular signaling domain-containing protein, protein MNYLSISTLLSQKRFLFVLLFALLSTTILAKESVVIDSTENNFHITPFLNYYTVENDNLSIEDITNKDFSDSLYLTKNTKYIWTYADIKIEDSEKWLITIEPRKNGVLYLKDTNNTWSKYTSSDYIYSKYKISFPPISKALTHRIYIKIPAQFYFQSSKELRISVISKKVFEEDFLTNTIVSMLVLGAVFALFFYNLFLAISTKSWSYLFYSLFLCFLGVRFLTASSVFKELYLTIEQIVLFSNISMCLTIVSYILFCLAYFRMSYKNTWSKILLLNLMVVVTFLLSSSISRFYNSSIIPLGVADIFTGILFICIFIFSVQKVRQKALGAREFLATNIILILVSFVFIVFNIYLDNKTSTIQIYFLNGAIVIQMLLFSFTLAARFNLIKKQIAEKELEKEQLEKNQILEVQKLIEQKNTELEQKVTHRTQELSEKNEEMGQLIEKLDTTNESLKTVFSDLQIQHNKVTDSIRYANNIQEAILPNIDKIQSTFSDFFVFFRPRDVVSGDFYWYLPLENDRHLIGAFDCTGHGVPGAFMSLISYQILNETVLVKNKTMPNEILDELRKEIYFSLKQNETKNKDGLDACLILIDKPNEMLYFSGAKNPLYYVKDNSFETIKGDNIYIGGSYGENKFTLHQVPFREKDTLFYLSSDGIQDQFGGENNMKVMRKTFKKLLLQNENLANKEQPLFWDNFITNWKGNNQQTDDILLIGIRP, encoded by the coding sequence ATGAACTATTTGTCTATATCTACTTTGTTATCTCAAAAAAGGTTTCTTTTTGTTTTGCTGTTTGCGCTTTTATCTACTACTATTTTAGCAAAAGAATCTGTAGTTATAGACAGTACAGAAAATAATTTTCACATAACACCTTTTCTGAATTATTATACAGTCGAAAATGATAACTTGAGCATTGAGGATATTACAAACAAAGATTTTTCAGATTCCTTATATCTAACAAAGAATACTAAATATATATGGACTTATGCTGATATAAAAATAGAAGATTCTGAAAAATGGTTAATCACTATTGAACCTAGAAAAAATGGCGTTTTGTATCTAAAAGATACTAACAATACTTGGAGTAAGTACACCTCTTCTGATTATATTTATTCTAAATACAAAATTTCTTTTCCTCCTATTTCTAAGGCTTTAACTCATCGGATTTATATAAAAATACCAGCTCAATTTTATTTTCAGAGTTCTAAAGAATTACGTATTTCTGTCATAAGTAAAAAAGTCTTTGAAGAAGATTTTTTGACTAATACTATTGTTTCTATGCTCGTTTTGGGAGCTGTCTTTGCTTTATTTTTCTATAATTTATTCTTGGCAATTAGTACAAAGAGCTGGAGTTATCTTTTTTATAGTTTGTTTTTGTGCTTTTTAGGAGTACGGTTTCTTACTGCCTCAAGTGTTTTTAAAGAATTATATCTTACTATTGAACAAATAGTTTTGTTTTCAAATATTTCGATGTGCCTGACTATCGTTTCTTATATACTATTTTGCCTTGCTTATTTTAGAATGAGTTATAAGAATACTTGGAGCAAAATTCTTCTTTTGAATTTAATGGTTGTAGTTACTTTTCTTCTTTCATCTTCTATAAGTCGTTTCTACAATAGCTCTATTATTCCACTCGGTGTAGCAGATATTTTTACAGGAATCCTTTTCATTTGTATTTTTATCTTTTCTGTTCAGAAGGTTCGTCAAAAGGCACTAGGAGCAAGAGAATTTTTGGCTACCAATATCATACTCATACTTGTATCTTTTGTATTTATAGTTTTCAACATTTACTTAGACAATAAGACTAGCACAATTCAAATATACTTTCTCAATGGCGCAATAGTAATTCAGATGTTACTTTTTTCTTTTACGTTGGCTGCTCGTTTTAATCTTATCAAAAAACAAATTGCTGAAAAAGAACTAGAAAAAGAGCAATTAGAAAAGAATCAGATTTTAGAAGTTCAGAAACTAATAGAGCAAAAAAATACAGAACTAGAGCAAAAAGTAACCCATCGAACGCAAGAGTTGAGTGAAAAAAATGAAGAAATGGGACAGCTTATAGAAAAATTAGATACAACAAATGAATCTCTAAAAACTGTTTTTTCTGACTTACAAATACAACATAATAAAGTTACAGATAGCATTCGATACGCAAACAATATTCAAGAGGCTATACTTCCAAATATAGATAAAATTCAATCTACTTTTTCTGATTTTTTTGTCTTTTTTCGTCCTCGTGATGTTGTGAGTGGAGATTTTTATTGGTACTTGCCTTTAGAGAATGATAGACATTTGATAGGTGCTTTTGATTGTACAGGACACGGCGTTCCAGGGGCTTTTATGTCTTTGATTAGTTATCAAATTCTGAATGAAACGGTTTTGGTTAAGAATAAAACAATGCCGAATGAAATTTTGGACGAACTACGAAAAGAAATTTATTTTTCACTCAAACAAAACGAAACTAAAAATAAAGATGGTTTAGATGCTTGTCTGATATTAATAGACAAACCAAATGAAATGCTTTACTTTTCGGGTGCAAAAAACCCTCTTTATTATGTAAAAGATAATAGTTTTGAAACTATAAAAGGAGATAATATTTACATTGGTGGAAGTTATGGAGAAAATAAATTTACACTTCATCAAGTTCCTTTTAGAGAAAAAGATACGCTATTTTATCTTTCTTCTGATGGAATACAAGACCAATTCGGAGGAGAAAACAACATGAAAGTAATGAGAAAAACCTTTAAAAAACTCTTATTACAAAATGAAAATCTAGCAAACAAAGAACAACCTTTATTTTGGGATAATTTTATTACTAATTGGAAAGGCAATAACCAACAAACTGATGATATACTTTTGATAGGAATACGACCTTAG
- a CDS encoding sodium:solute symporter family protein, translating to MDLHWIDISIFIVYFIALLAIGFYFYRTNKSDEDYYVGGRGLSAGHIGLSVVATDVGGGFSIGLGGLGFSIGIAGSWMLFTGLLGAWLSAVYLIPKVYPIAKKKKLLSFPQAVEHYYTRDVALAAGIISLIGYVGFSSSQILAGAKLASATFPTAITLEQAVWAMGVVAVLYTVFGGIKAVIYTDTVQWIILLTGLVGIGLPMGYYFVGGMEGIKESLPSEMLSLGNITVSQVINWFITIVPIWFVGMTLYQRIYAAKDEKTAIRAWRIAGVFEYPFMAFMGVLLGMFAKVAYLQGAFAEAGFTVATATTNPLDAEMGLPLLLRTMLPVGLMGLMLSAYFSAIMSTADSCLMAASGNLMTDIIGRFKKKMASNLILSQILTFVIGAFAIVLALHMQNVLELMLYSYAFMVSGLFVPVLAMLFIKNPSPAAALVAMIGGGTTTLILILMQKLNGLKLPYELDANLFGISVSIMLFAIVHVSVSKK from the coding sequence ATGGATTTACATTGGATAGATATTAGTATTTTTATTGTTTATTTTATTGCGCTGTTGGCTATCGGTTTTTATTTTTATCGTACTAACAAATCAGACGAAGATTATTATGTTGGTGGGCGTGGACTTTCAGCAGGGCATATCGGACTTTCCGTAGTAGCGACAGATGTAGGAGGAGGTTTTTCGATTGGATTGGGAGGACTGGGTTTTTCGATTGGAATTGCAGGAAGTTGGATGTTATTTACAGGTCTTTTAGGAGCGTGGCTAAGTGCCGTTTATCTGATTCCTAAAGTATATCCGATTGCAAAAAAGAAAAAACTGCTTAGTTTTCCCCAAGCTGTTGAACATTATTATACAAGAGATGTAGCACTAGCAGCAGGTATTATTTCACTCATTGGTTATGTGGGCTTTTCTAGTAGTCAGATTTTGGCTGGTGCAAAACTGGCTTCAGCTACCTTTCCGACGGCTATTACTTTAGAACAAGCCGTTTGGGCAATGGGCGTAGTGGCTGTTCTTTATACTGTTTTTGGAGGAATAAAAGCTGTAATTTATACTGATACGGTACAATGGATTATTTTACTTACAGGTCTTGTCGGAATTGGTCTTCCGATGGGTTATTATTTTGTAGGTGGAATGGAAGGAATAAAAGAAAGTCTTCCATCTGAAATGCTCTCATTAGGAAATATTACCGTTTCTCAAGTCATAAATTGGTTTATTACGATTGTACCAATTTGGTTTGTTGGAATGACACTTTATCAACGAATTTATGCAGCAAAAGACGAAAAAACGGCAATTCGTGCGTGGCGTATTGCAGGAGTTTTTGAATATCCATTTATGGCTTTTATGGGAGTTTTATTGGGAATGTTTGCCAAAGTTGCTTATTTGCAAGGGGCTTTTGCAGAGGCTGGTTTTACGGTGGCGACGGCTACTACAAATCCATTAGATGCTGAAATGGGTTTACCTCTTTTACTTCGTACTATGCTTCCTGTTGGCTTAATGGGTCTGATGCTTTCGGCTTATTTTTCTGCAATTATGTCGACGGCTGATAGTTGTTTGATGGCTGCTTCTGGAAACCTAATGACTGATATTATTGGTCGTTTCAAAAAGAAAATGGCAAGTAATTTAATTCTATCTCAAATCCTAACTTTCGTTATTGGTGCTTTTGCGATTGTACTTGCTTTGCATATGCAAAACGTTTTGGAACTGATGCTTTATTCGTATGCTTTTATGGTTTCGGGTTTGTTTGTACCTGTTTTGGCAATGCTTTTTATCAAAAACCCAAGTCCTGCTGCTGCTTTGGTCGCAATGATTGGAGGAGGAACGACTACACTAATTTTGATTTTGATGCAAAAACTAAATGGTTTAAAGTTGCCTTACGAGTTAGATGCAAATCTTTTTGGGATAAGTGTTTCTATTATGCTTTTTGCAATCGTTCATGTTTCGGTTTCTAAGAAATAG
- a CDS encoding SUMF1/EgtB/PvdO family nonheme iron enzyme, translating into MKNIFLIVFLFLPFVSYSQVVSHSFEDSVLTVFIKPSNLQSETDTIYPNGIPKKVNFVFEDLDSNDKDDYIVITLARGRQPIKTHTYNNIKNDESYAYPISYIVWKDEYFIIQYNNPVKDSVETLFQKIYILPKPILEKIEREEKERIQDSLNRIAAIEYHQKRFDKLKESQENLTKKDKKKIAKVYSKVTPPNGIEIDTAIFMDETEISNVHWVEYLYYLNKDSSKNCYLENLSNTVIFDSVYFNPYVDHYPRYPRFKNHPVVGISYQQAQGYCIWRANMVNDGWKKENKNKDYEVIVHYRLPTEKEWEYAAIKDDLNYQLGGYSTRRRYTEKEKRKIYRSAKKYADSTYSIERVKLDMKNYFESDTSYKRMFNYKTEYKKPYFDGGFASSWKGYGSFDNLITNWIYLYKPTRHFGIYNIFGNVAEMTATKGIAKGGSFVHTLEECAADRVQKYDAPKAWLGFRCLAEIVVRKKETE; encoded by the coding sequence ATGAAAAATATCTTTCTCATAGTCTTTTTGTTTTTGCCTTTTGTTTCTTATTCTCAAGTAGTTTCGCATTCTTTTGAAGATAGTGTTTTGACTGTTTTTATTAAGCCTTCTAACTTACAGTCTGAAACAGATACTATTTATCCAAATGGAATTCCTAAGAAAGTAAATTTTGTTTTTGAGGATTTAGATTCAAATGATAAAGACGATTATATTGTAATTACATTAGCTAGAGGAAGACAACCTATAAAGACACATACTTATAATAATATAAAGAATGATGAAAGCTATGCCTATCCGATTTCTTATATCGTTTGGAAAGATGAGTATTTTATAATACAATACAACAACCCAGTTAAGGACTCTGTTGAAACACTTTTCCAAAAAATCTATATTCTACCAAAACCAATTCTAGAGAAAATAGAAAGAGAAGAAAAAGAGAGAATACAAGATTCTTTAAACAGAATAGCAGCCATAGAATATCATCAAAAACGTTTTGATAAGCTAAAAGAATCTCAAGAAAATTTAACAAAAAAAGATAAAAAGAAGATTGCTAAAGTTTATTCAAAAGTAACTCCTCCAAATGGAATTGAAATAGATACAGCAATATTTATGGATGAGACAGAGATATCGAATGTTCATTGGGTAGAGTATCTATATTATCTCAATAAAGATTCTTCTAAAAACTGTTATTTAGAGAACTTATCTAATACGGTTATTTTTGATTCTGTTTATTTTAACCCATATGTCGATCATTATCCTCGTTACCCAAGATTTAAAAACCACCCTGTCGTTGGAATTAGTTATCAACAAGCACAAGGGTATTGTATTTGGAGAGCGAATATGGTAAATGATGGCTGGAAAAAAGAAAATAAAAACAAAGACTATGAAGTAATTGTACACTACAGGCTTCCAACAGAAAAAGAGTGGGAATATGCAGCAATAAAAGATGACCTCAATTATCAACTTGGAGGATACTCTACAAGAAGAAGATATACAGAAAAAGAAAAACGAAAGATTTATCGTTCAGCAAAAAAATATGCAGATTCCACTTATTCTATTGAAAGAGTAAAGTTGGATATGAAAAATTATTTTGAAAGTGATACCAGTTATAAGAGAATGTTTAATTATAAAACAGAATATAAAAAGCCTTATTTCGATGGTGGATTTGCTTCTTCTTGGAAAGGCTATGGAAGTTTTGATAATTTGATAACTAACTGGATATATCTTTACAAACCAACAAGACATTTTGGTATCTACAATATCTTCGGAAACGTAGCCGAAATGACTGCTACAAAAGGTATTGCCAAAGGAGGAAGTTTTGTTCATACCTTAGAAGAGTGTGCTGCTGATAGAGTTCAAAAATATGATGCTCCAAAGGCTTGGTTGGGTTTTCGTTGTCTGGCTGAAATAGTAGTTCGAAAGAAAGAAACAGAATGA
- a CDS encoding glycogen/starch synthase: MSESLRILYVTSEITPFLNKLGVGDYVRPLPEAMQNKDIEIRIIVPRWGVINERKNRLHEVVRLSGINITVGEEDKPLTIKVASIPQAKMQVYFIDNEDYFHRKKLYKDKAENLFEDNDERAIFFCKGVAETVKKLGWAPDIVHCNDWFTGLLPLYLRTTYQNEPLFKESKIVSSVYDNLFEQNFDASTIADKVALDDITEEMLASLVANPTPQGFMEMGAKYSDCVVNAQESGKTNDIIAASSSENVSTIVGDKEAICDGYFEIYKTLLGDKMTELVEEEKTA, from the coding sequence ATGTCGGAGAGCCTACGCATACTTTATGTAACGAGCGAGATTACACCATTTTTGAATAAGTTAGGAGTTGGAGATTATGTACGTCCGTTGCCAGAAGCAATGCAGAACAAAGATATCGAAATCCGTATTATCGTACCACGTTGGGGAGTTATCAATGAGCGTAAAAATCGCCTTCACGAAGTAGTCAGACTTTCTGGAATCAATATTACAGTTGGAGAAGAAGACAAACCACTTACTATCAAAGTAGCTTCTATTCCACAAGCCAAAATGCAGGTGTACTTTATCGATAATGAAGATTATTTCCACCGTAAGAAGTTATATAAAGACAAAGCAGAAAATCTTTTTGAAGATAATGACGAACGTGCTATCTTCTTCTGTAAAGGTGTTGCCGAAACAGTGAAAAAACTAGGTTGGGCACCTGATATTGTGCATTGTAACGATTGGTTTACGGGTCTCTTGCCTTTATACCTCCGTACAACATATCAAAATGAACCTCTTTTTAAAGAATCAAAAATTGTTTCTTCGGTGTATGATAATCTTTTTGAGCAAAATTTTGATGCCTCTACCATTGCAGACAAAGTAGCCTTAGATGATATTACAGAAGAAATGTTAGCTTCTCTTGTTGCAAACCCAACTCCACAAGGATTTATGGAAATGGGTGCAAAATATTCTGATTGTGTAGTAAATGCACAGGAATCTGGCAAAACAAATGATATTATTGCAGCTTCTTCATCAGAAAATGTAAGTACAATTGTAGGAGATAAAGAAGCAATTTGTGATGGATATTTCGAAATCTATAAGACACTTTTAGGCGATAAAATGACAGAGTTAGTTGAAGAAGAAAAAACAGCCTAA